The Papaver somniferum cultivar HN1 chromosome 3, ASM357369v1, whole genome shotgun sequence genome includes a region encoding these proteins:
- the LOC113355637 gene encoding uncharacterized protein LOC113355637, translated as MLGTDQTVSTYLIPHPLSAIPPDGLITSEGCDVLYQCPYRGLDGCNNGIGGRGLLRGSLFNHLKNQHYRREEGKNRCRERLRSNGDVYMDWDSVLLHLKSWLCSQCMHINAWGKKCKLHQGYVVSALVTVVGVEALSSSSAFTVAGTDKPNEVVLPAVSLELLHTVFQTDIPTVSSIPSKCRLHFARTFKVVLQKVVASPKELVPWIQLLLFPVCILHMYIPESSQEDKASTKKKMQIRSINLALNQWEEVNGYMRLIHNVLDEHRNIQKLQEEVKKKKTHPVSQEATNLRLCIGKLRKGLYAVAIRTLTSSGIAPNNEGTLNELRSKHPSAAPPQIPSIPIAQEAMTASADLVLGRLRSFPKGTSCGRDGLRAHHLLDAISGSAAAISEEVLAAITEVVNLWLSGMCPPILGEFVASAPLTPLIKPGGGLRHISVGTIWRRLVSKCAATHVGKEVNAYLGDYQFGVGAKCGGEAILHDVNRMIEEKGDSNNLSMLLVDFSNAFNLIDRSF; from the coding sequence ATGCTTGGAACTGATCAAACAGTTTCCACATATCTCATACCCCATCCCCTGTCTGCAATCCCCCCTGATGGCCTGATTACATCTGAAGGTTGCGATGTTCTTTATCAATGCCCTTATCGTGGATTGGATGGTTGCAATAATGGTATTGGTGGTAGAGGGTTATTGAGAGGTTCTTTGTTTAACCACTTGAAGAATCAACATTACAGAAGGGAAGAAGGTAAGAACAGATGCCGCGAGAGATTACGAAGCAATGGAGATGTTTACATGGATTGGGATTCAGTTCTGCTGCATTTGAAGAGTTGGCTTTGCTCTCAATGCATGCACATCAATGCTTGGGGTAAGAAGTGTAAACTGCATCAGGGATATGTGGTTTCTGCTCTGGTTACTGTTGTAGGTGTAGAAGCTCTTAGCAGTTCCAGTGCCTTCACCGTTGCAGGGACAGACAAGCCAAATGAGGTAGTTCTACCTGCAGTGAGTTTAGAACTACTTCATACTGTTTTTCAGACCGATATCCCAACTGTCTCGAGTATCCCTTCCAAGTGCAGGCTCCACTTTGCTCGTACTTTCAAAGTTGTTCTTCAGAAAGTCGTTGCTTCGCCCAAGGAACTGGTTCCATGGATTCAACTCCTACTCTTCCCTGTTTGCATTCTCCATATGTACATTCCAGAGAGCAGTCAAGAAGATAAAGCTTCTACCAAGAAAAAGATGCAAATTAGGTCCATTAACTTGGCCTTGAATCAATGGGAAGAAGTTAATGGATATATGAGGCTGATTCATAATGTTCTGGATGAGCACCGGAATATTCAGAAGCTACAGGAAGaagttaagaagaagaagacacatCCGGTAAGTCAAGAAGCTACTAACCTTCGACTATGCATAGGCAAACTGCGTAAAGGCCTGTATGCTGTAGCTATTCGCACTCTCACATCCAGTGGAATTGCTCCTAACAATGAAGGAACCTTGAATGAGCTTCGGAGTAAGCATCCATCAGCGGCTCCGCCACAGATTCCTTCTATCCCAATAGCGCAAGAGGCAATGACGGCTTCAGCTGATCTTGTCTTGGGCCGTCTTAGAAGTTTCCCCAAGGGGACTTCCTGTGGAAGAGATGGTCTTAGGGCACATCATCTTTTGGATGCCATTAGTGGTTCCGCAGCTGCCATTTCAGAAGAGGTACTCGCAGCCATCACAGAGGTAGTTAATCtttggctttcaggcatgtgtcCTCCTATTTTAGGGGAGTTCGTTGCGAGTGCACCGCTTACACCATTGATTAAGCCGGGAGGTGGCTTGCGTCACATTTCTGTAGGGACTATATGGAGAAGGCTCGTCTCCAAATGCGCTGCAACACATGTTGGCAAAGAAGTCAATGCTTATTTAGGGGATTATCAGTTTGGAGTGGGTGCCAAATGTGGTGGAGAGGCGATCTTACATGATGTTAACCGCATGATTGAGGAGAAAGGGGACTCGAACAATCTTTCCATGTTACTGGTAGATTTCTCGAATGCTTTTAACCTCATTGACCGGTCTTTCTGA
- the LOC113355638 gene encoding pentatricopeptide repeat-containing protein At1g15510, chloroplastic-like has translation MAVSAKTPANPLPTDLIHSHKPKTHLPKSLKFAPNTTHFQISFKRTQEISAFQSNSIEDNTNLNSEISQLCLQGNLDQALQCLNIMEEIRVSVDEETYVSVLRLCEWKRGVEEGNRVYSRIAKSITHLSIRLGNALLSMFVRFDNLIDAWFVFGKMSERDIFSWNVILGGYAKSGFFDEALNLYHRMLWVGIKPDVYTFPCVLRTCGGIQDLSRGKEIHVHVIRFGFESHVDVINALITMYVKCGDVYSARLLFDKMRKKDRISWNAMISGYFENEEFLEGLNLFLLMQSLEVQPDLMTMTSVISASELLGDEKLGSAIHGYVIKTGFCADVSVNNSLIQMHCSVGNLVAAENLFCRMKVRDVVSWTAMICGYEKNEFPNKAVESYKQMVVEGVNPDEITIASVLSACSSLGLLDTGIKLHKLANRARLIQYTIVRNTLIEMYSKCRLVDKALEVFKQIPEKNVISWTNMIFGLRFNNRSLEALKLFRQMKSSLKPNLVTLVAVLSTCASLGALMCGKEIHAHVLRSGLDLDKFLPNSLIDMYVRCGKMGYAWVQFEMYEKKDVSSWNIMLTGFAERGQVKQASDLFRRMTVEGVTPDEVTFIALLCACSKSGMVNEGREYFNIMKNLYAITPNLKHYACMVDLLGRAGFLQEALEFIEDMPLKPDPAVWGALLNACKIHKNIELGELAAKYIFEMDSESVGYYLLLCNLYSAVGRWCGVASVRKIMSENGLTVDPGCSWVEVKGSVHAFLSGDESHPQIKEIKGVLEGLDERMNKASSEILGSASLIDKAETSRADIFCGHSERLAVGFALINTVPGMPIRVTKNLYMCGSCHNTMKFISKIVRREITVRDTEQFHNFKDGICSCGDEGYWRKLSE, from the coding sequence ATGGCGGTCTCTGCTAAAACCCCAGCAAACCCTCTTCCAACAGACCTTATCCATTCTCACAAACCCAAAACCCACTTACCAAAATCACTAAAATTCGCTCCAAACACAACACATTTCCAAATTTCCTTCAAAAGAACCCAAGAAATCTCTGCTTTTCAATCAAACTCCATTGAAGATAACACAAACTTAAACTCTGAAATTTCTCAACTATGTCTCCAGGGAAACTTAGACCAAGCTCTACAATGCTTGAATATCATGGAAGAAATCCGGGTTTCTGTAGACGAAGAAACTTACGTTTCAGTGTTAAGACTCTGCGAATGGAAACGAGGTGTGGAAGAAGGAAACCGGGTTTACTCAAGAATTGCAAAATCAATCACCCATCTGAGTATTCGATTGGGTAATGCTCTGTTAAGTATGTTTGTAAGGTTTGATAATTTAATTGATGCATggtttgtgtttggtaaaatgagTGAAAGAGATATTTTTTCATGGAATGTTATATTGGGTGGATATGCCAAGTCTGGGTTTTTTGATGAAGCATTGAATTTGTATCATAGGATGTTATGGGTAGGGATTAAACCAGATGTTTATACTTTTCCTTGTGTTTTGAGGACTTGTGGTGGTATTCAAGATTTGAGTCGAGGAAAGgaaattcatgttcatgttattaGGTTCGGGTTTGAGTCTCATGTAGATGTTATTAATGCTTTGATTACTATGTATGTGAAATGTGGAGATGTGTACAGTGCGAGGTTGTTGTTCGATAAGATGCGTAAAAAGGATAGGATTTCTTGGAATGCAATGATTTCAGGGTATTTTGAGAATGAAGAGTTTTTAGAGGGACTGAATTTGTTTTTACTGATGCAAAGTCTTGAAGTTCAGCCAGATTTGATGACTATGACTAGTGTGATATCTGCTTCTGAACTTCTCGGTGATGAGAAATTAGGGAGTGCAATTCATGGGTATGTGATCAAAACGGGGTTCTGTGCTGATGTTTCGGTGAATAATTCGTTAATTCAAATGCATTGTAGTGTTGGAAATTTGGTGGCAGCTGAGAATTTGTTTTGTAGAATGAAAGTAAGAGATGTTGTGTCATGGACAGCGATGATATGTGGGTACGAGAAGAATGAATTTCCGAACAAAGCTGTAGAAAGTTACAAACAAATGGTGGTCGAGGGTGTGAATCCTGATGAGATCACGATTGCCAGTGTTCTATCTGCATGTTCCTCTTTAGGACTTCTTGATACAGGTATTAAGCTCCACAAACttgctaacagagcaaggcttaTTCAGTATACCATAGTGAGAAACACCCTTATTGAAATGTATTCAAAATGTAGGTTAGTTGATAAGGCATTGGAAGTCTTCAAACAAATACCAGAAAAGAATGTTATATCTTGGACTAATATGATTTTTGGGTTAAGATTTAATAACCGCAGTCTAGAAGCTTTAAAATTATTTCGCCAGATGAAGTCAAGTTTAAAACCCAATTTAGTCACACTAGTTGCTGTTCTTTCTACCTGTGCTAGCCTAGGAGCTTTGATGTGTGGAAAAGAAATTCATGCCCATGTTTTAAGAAGTGGTTTGGATCTCGACAAATTCTTGCCAAACTCACTTATAGATATGTATGTAAGATGTGGAAAGATGGGTTATGCTTGGGTTCAGTTTGAAATGTATGAAAAAAAGGATGTTTCTTCTTGGAATATCATGTTAACAGGATTTGCTGAACGAGGACAGGTAAAACAGGCATCTGATCTTTTCCGTAGAATGACAGTTGAAGGGGTTACTCCTGATGAAGTTACTTTCATTGCTCTGTTATGTGCATGCAGTAAATCGGGGATGGTAAATGAAGGTCGGGAGTATTTTAACATCATGAAAAACCtgtatgccattaccccaaatctaaAGCACTATGCATGTATGGTAGATCTACTTGGTCGTGCAGGTTTTCTACAGGAGGCTCTTGAGTTTATAGAAGATATGCCTCTGAAGCCTGATCCTGCTGTATGGGGAGCACTGTTAAATGCTTGCAAGATCCACAAGAACATCGAACTTGGAGAACTTGCAGCAAAATACATCTTTGAAATGGACTCAGAAAGTGTTGGGTACTATTTACTTTTGTGTAATCTTTATTCTGCTGTTGGGAGGTGGTGTGGAGTTGCTAGTGTGAGAAAGATAATGAGCGAGAATGGGTTAACTGTTGATCCTGGTTGCAGTTGGGTGGAGGTTAAAGGAAGTGTCCACGCTTTTCTAAGCGGGGACGAATCTCATCCCCAGATCAAGGAGATAAAGGGAGTTTTAGAAGGTTTGGATGAAAGAATGAACAAAGCAAGTTCTGAAATTCTTGGTAGTGCTAGTTTAATAGATAAAGCTGAGACTTCAAGAGCAGATATCTTTTGTGGGCACAGCGAGAGACTGGCTGTTGGGTTTGCACTGATTAACACTGTTCCAGGTATGCCCATTCGTGTGACAAAGAACCTATATATGTGTGGTAGCTGTCATAATACAATGAAGTTCATATCTAAGATTGTTCGCCGAGAAATAACAGTCCGAGATACTGAGCAATTTCACAATTTCAAAGATGGAATCTGCTCGTGTGGAGATGAAGGGTACTGGAGAAAACTGAGCGAGTAA